In Meleagris gallopavo isolate NT-WF06-2002-E0010 breed Aviagen turkey brand Nicholas breeding stock chromosome 2, Turkey_5.1, whole genome shotgun sequence, the following are encoded in one genomic region:
- the OLIG3 gene encoding oligodendrocyte transcription factor 3, whose amino-acid sequence MNSDSSSVSSRASSPDMDEMYLREHRHHHHHHHPESRLNPVSSTQGDLVQKMAGEGLARGGPKAQGEGGKYKIKKQLSEQDLQQLRLKINGRERKRMHDLNLAMDGLREVMPYAHGPSVRKLSKIATLLLARNYILMLTSSLEEMKRLVGEIYGGHHSAFHCGTVGHSAAAHPPHAAGAVHQVHPILGGALSSANASPSLPASLPALGTIRPPHSLLKTPSTPPALQLGGGFQHWAGLPCPCTICQVPPPPHLSALSASGMGRISADTKDLLK is encoded by the coding sequence ATGAATTCTGACTCCAGCTCCGTCTCCAGCAGAGCCTCCTCGCCGGACATGGACGAGATGTACCTGCGGGAGCACcgccaccaccatcaccaccaccacccgGAGAGCCGCCTCAACCCCGTCTCTTCCACGCAGGGCGACCTGGTGCAGAAGATGGCCGGGGAGGGCCTGGCCCGGGGCGGCCCCAAGGCGCAGGGGGAGGGCGGCAAGTACAAGATCAAGAAGCAGCTCTCGGAGCAGGACCTGCAGCAGCTGCGGCTCAAGATCAACGGGCGGGAGCGCAAGCGGATGCACGACCTCAACCTGGCCATGGACGGGCTGCGGGAGGTGATGCCCTACGCGCACGGCCCCTCCGTCCGGAAACTCTCCAAAATCGCCACCCTGCTGCTGGCCAGAAACTACATCCTGATGCTCACCAGCTCCCTGGAGGAGATGAAACGCCTGGTGGGGGAGATCTACGGCGGCCACCACTCGGCCTTCCACTGCGGCACCGTGGGCCACTCCGCCGCCGCACATCCGCCCCACGCAGCCGGAGCCGTGCACCAAGTGCACCCCATCCTCGGCGGGGCCCTCTCCTCCGCCAACGCGTCCCCGTCGCTGCCAGCCTCGCTGCCGGCCCTGGGCACCATCCGGCCGCCCCATTCCCTGCTGAAGACCCCCTCCACTCCCCCCGCGCTGCAGCTCGGCGGCGGCTTCCAGCACTGGGCCGGCTTGCCGTGCCCCTGCACCATCTGCCAGGTGCCCCCCCCGCCTCACCTCTCTGCCCTCTCCGCCTCCGGCATGGGCCGGATCTCGGCGGACACCAAGGACCTGCTCAAGTGA